A genomic region of Lysinibacillus sp. 2017 contains the following coding sequences:
- a CDS encoding IS4 family transposase yields the protein MNKHTTIFTLIQNFLSETELKAILVEFNYVETARKCTVSTLLKYLIGAATNEWKSLRHAADVGSSNGLVSVDHSLLSKHLKTLNYGIIKRIFEIIVSKLNRAARRRMKLPKKQLLSIDSTTITVGKSRLPWALYHGERSGIKLHVSLTNETAMPLKVVETTGLKHDGPIGEQLEDKRFILVCDRAYFSIDKVDRYRKEHQDFVLRIKENVQLNRKKSLKGRRTNDSNITADFTCILGTPQKQTEKRHRIVEFTDHEGKEIRVVTNLMDITAEEIAGMYKSRWAIESFFRWIKQNLNVPVLFGTTKNAVFNQLFAALIAYVLLKFLHVQGQKKANVKRLSFAGFTRLFLCDDLPIEWRIRVKEILEFHRTMNQVDTV from the coding sequence TTGAACAAACATACCACGATTTTCACGCTGATTCAAAACTTTCTTTCAGAAACAGAGCTAAAAGCGATTTTAGTAGAGTTTAATTATGTAGAAACGGCACGTAAATGTACGGTTTCCACACTCCTCAAGTATTTAATTGGTGCTGCGACAAATGAGTGGAAAAGTTTACGGCACGCAGCCGATGTTGGTTCGAGTAATGGACTTGTTTCGGTCGATCATTCTTTGCTTTCTAAACACTTAAAAACATTGAACTACGGCATTATCAAGCGTATTTTTGAAATCATCGTGAGCAAGTTGAATCGTGCTGCACGTCGCAGAATGAAACTCCCTAAAAAACAGCTACTTTCCATTGATTCAACAACGATTACAGTAGGAAAATCGCGCTTACCATGGGCACTTTACCACGGTGAACGCTCAGGGATTAAACTGCATGTAAGCCTCACAAATGAAACCGCTATGCCCTTGAAGGTCGTTGAAACAACAGGCTTAAAGCACGATGGACCCATTGGTGAACAACTCGAAGACAAGCGTTTTATTCTCGTGTGCGACCGTGCTTATTTTTCAATTGATAAAGTGGATCGTTACCGAAAAGAGCACCAAGATTTTGTGCTCCGTATCAAAGAAAACGTGCAACTGAATCGAAAAAAATCACTCAAAGGCCGTCGTACCAATGATTCAAATATCACAGCTGATTTCACTTGTATCCTTGGAACACCTCAAAAACAAACCGAAAAGCGCCATCGTATTGTCGAGTTTACCGACCACGAAGGAAAAGAAATCCGTGTCGTAACCAATTTGATGGACATTACGGCCGAAGAAATCGCAGGCATGTACAAATCTCGTTGGGCCATCGAATCATTTTTCCGCTGGATCAAGCAAAATTTAAATGTGCCAGTGTTATTTGGCACGACTAAAAATGCGGTATTTAATCAACTTTTCGCAGCATTAATTGCCTATGTTTTATTAAAATTTCTTCACGTACAAGGACAGAAGAAAGCTAACGTCAAACGCTTATCTTTCGCGGGTTTTACGCGCCTGTTTCTTTGTGATGACTTGCCAATTGAATGGCGAATTCGCGTGAAAGAAATACTTGAGTTTCACAGAACGATGAATCAAGTAGATACTGTATAA
- a CDS encoding TrkH family potassium uptake protein, producing the protein MPFKQLATRNITPFQILLTFYFFAILISYLLLRIPGVHLEGVEVSHLDSLFTAVSAVSVTGLTTVIVSETYSGFGLAMILLILQFGAIGIMSIGTFLWLLFGKKIGMRERQLIMIDHNQYNLSGVVMLIKQIARLLILIESIGALILTVHFKRYFDTWEESAIQGVFASVSATTNGGFDITGLSLQPFHHDYFVQFVCMILIFLGAIGFPVLIEVKTYLMKKDSTFRFSLFTKITTVTYAGLFAIGTLIILLLESFHSFKGMRWHEAVFSAMFHSASTRSAGLTTYDVTTFSEATDLFMSGLMFIGASPSSVGGGIRTTTFAIVTLFLIAFSRGQSDIQIFNREIHVIDVYRSFAVLIFAVFMVLGATMALLITEPHATMIQIIFEITSAFGTCGMSLGITENLSTIGKFIIMGLMFIGRVGLISFLYSITGRPTKKKYHYPKERVIIG; encoded by the coding sequence ATGCCTTTTAAACAGTTAGCGACTCGTAATATTACGCCTTTCCAAATATTACTAACCTTTTATTTTTTTGCGATTTTAATTTCTTACTTATTACTTCGCATTCCAGGTGTCCACCTTGAAGGTGTAGAAGTATCACATTTAGACAGCTTATTTACGGCAGTAAGTGCGGTAAGTGTGACTGGTTTAACGACTGTGATTGTTTCAGAAACATACAGTGGCTTTGGACTTGCAATGATTTTATTGATTTTACAATTTGGCGCCATTGGAATTATGTCGATTGGTACGTTTTTGTGGCTGTTATTCGGAAAGAAAATTGGGATGCGCGAGCGCCAATTAATCATGATTGACCACAACCAATATAATCTTTCAGGCGTTGTTATGTTAATTAAACAAATTGCAAGGTTATTGATTTTGATAGAAAGTATTGGTGCACTTATTTTGACAGTGCATTTTAAACGCTATTTTGATACGTGGGAAGAGTCGGCGATTCAGGGTGTGTTTGCCTCTGTTTCCGCTACAACGAATGGTGGATTTGATATTACGGGCTTAAGTTTACAGCCATTCCATCATGATTATTTTGTGCAGTTTGTGTGCATGATTTTAATTTTTTTAGGGGCAATTGGGTTTCCAGTGCTCATAGAAGTAAAAACGTATTTAATGAAAAAGGATTCTACATTTCGTTTTAGTTTGTTTACGAAAATCACGACTGTTACGTATGCAGGACTTTTCGCTATCGGAACGTTAATCATTTTACTTTTGGAATCATTTCACTCATTTAAAGGAATGCGATGGCATGAAGCGGTTTTTTCTGCGATGTTTCATTCGGCATCGACAAGATCTGCAGGATTGACGACGTATGATGTGACTACTTTTAGTGAAGCTACAGACTTATTTATGAGTGGACTTATGTTTATCGGAGCTTCTCCAAGTTCAGTAGGTGGGGGAATTCGTACGACGACCTTTGCCATTGTCACGCTATTTTTAATCGCCTTTTCACGTGGACAGTCTGACATTCAAATTTTTAATCGGGAAATTCATGTCATTGATGTATATCGTTCGTTTGCCGTGCTAATTTTTGCAGTATTTATGGTACTCGGTGCCACGATGGCCTTACTAATTACAGAGCCGCACGCAACGATGATTCAAATTATTTTTGAAATCACCTCAGCGTTCGGAACGTGTGGGATGTCACTTGGAATAACGGAAAACTTATCGACGATAGGGAAATTTATTATTATGGGATTGATGTTTATTGGACGAGTTGGATTAATTTCCTTCCTTTATTCGATTACAGGTAGACCGACCAAGAAAAAATATCATTATCCGAAAGAACGAGTTATTATTGGATAA
- a CDS encoding creatininase family protein has protein sequence MLSYKSSTREIDESGTETAVLSVGATEQFGPNLPMHLDTLIAEIYAKSFGEALNAYVLQTIPFNTSEEHANCKGTITVSPNGFREWIYE, from the coding sequence ATGCTAAGTTATAAGAGTTCTACAAGAGAGATTGATGAAAGCGGTACGGAGACAGCAGTATTATCTGTTGGGGCGACGGAACAATTTGGTCCTAACTTACCAATGCATTTAGATACTCTGATAGCAGAAATATATGCAAAATCATTTGGAGAAGCATTAAATGCATACGTATTACAAACTATACCTTTTAACACATCTGAAGAACACGCTAACTGTAAAGGTACTATTACTGTTAGTCCGAATGGATTTAGGGAGTGGATTTATGAGTAA
- a CDS encoding VC0807 family protein: MVKKQSSNKKFILLELLFYAALPYIIWKFGREPFGDYVAMLISTIPGFIYTIYRFILDKQFNITGLFILGSLVLGTTVNLLSGSAEQMIWNGVYLSLFYTFLYFVTLIIKRPFSLYFAVDFAYLQGHDRKHSRALFYQKGIFKWFQWIQVVFIIRGLFMAGLTVFLLKKYGIDGYGGMLIYKQIAGWIFSVLIMGMFFYINIPVRNFFAKQQSQLQDNNKEPIQQSNVIVD, translated from the coding sequence ATGGTAAAAAAACAGAGTTCAAATAAAAAATTTATTTTATTAGAATTACTTTTTTATGCAGCATTACCTTATATCATATGGAAATTTGGGAGGGAGCCTTTTGGCGATTATGTAGCCATGCTGATTTCAACCATTCCGGGATTTATTTATACGATTTACCGCTTTATTTTGGATAAGCAATTTAACATAACAGGCTTATTTATTTTAGGCTCATTAGTACTAGGGACTACGGTGAATCTGCTATCAGGTTCAGCAGAGCAAATGATTTGGAATGGGGTGTATTTAAGTCTTTTTTATACATTTCTTTATTTTGTTACGCTAATCATTAAGCGTCCCTTTTCTTTATATTTTGCTGTTGATTTTGCCTATTTACAAGGTCATGACAGAAAGCACAGCAGAGCATTATTTTATCAAAAAGGAATTTTTAAATGGTTTCAATGGATTCAGGTTGTTTTTATCATCAGAGGTCTTTTTATGGCTGGATTAACCGTATTCCTACTTAAAAAATATGGAATTGATGGTTATGGTGGAATGTTGATCTATAAGCAAATCGCAGGCTGGATTTTCTCAGTCTTAATTATGGGGATGTTCTTTTATATAAATATCCCAGTACGAAATTTTTTTGCTAAGCAACAAAGTCAATTACAAGACAACAATAAAGAACCTATCCAACAATCAAACGTAATTGTTGACTAA
- a CDS encoding TerC family protein produces the protein MEAILLEYAWVLLVLIFLEGLLAADNAVVMAVMVKHLPKELQKKALFYGLFGAFVFRFIALFLITYLAKYWEIQAIGAAYLLFISIKHLYDNHFKKEDEHEEAETVKKGSGFWMTVFKVELADIAFAIDSMLAAVAIAMTLPHLSDMHIGGINAGPFAVMFLGGFIGLVIMRFAAQMFVKLLNDYPTLETAAFLIVGWVGVKLAVLALSHENLAIIDPHFPHSTVWKAIFWVVLLGLAVGGYVVSVVKKKKENAN, from the coding sequence ATGGAAGCAATTTTATTAGAATACGCATGGGTCTTACTGGTTTTAATTTTCCTTGAAGGACTTTTAGCTGCAGATAATGCGGTCGTAATGGCGGTAATGGTAAAACACTTACCGAAAGAACTACAAAAAAAGGCATTGTTTTATGGATTATTTGGAGCGTTTGTATTCCGCTTCATCGCACTATTCCTAATTACGTATTTAGCGAAATATTGGGAAATTCAAGCTATCGGGGCTGCTTATCTATTATTCATTTCAATAAAACATTTATATGATAATCACTTTAAAAAAGAAGATGAACATGAGGAAGCGGAAACAGTGAAAAAGGGCTCTGGCTTCTGGATGACGGTATTTAAAGTTGAGTTAGCGGATATCGCATTTGCTATTGACTCAATGCTTGCAGCAGTTGCGATTGCTATGACATTGCCACATTTAAGTGATATGCATATCGGCGGCATTAATGCAGGTCCATTCGCAGTTATGTTCTTAGGTGGATTTATCGGCCTTGTCATTATGCGATTTGCTGCACAAATGTTCGTAAAATTATTAAACGATTACCCAACATTAGAAACAGCTGCATTCTTAATCGTAGGTTGGGTTGGTGTGAAGTTAGCTGTATTAGCTTTAAGTCATGAAAACTTAGCAATTATTGATCCACACTTCCCACATTCGACTGTGTGGAAAGCAATCTTCTGGGTTGTCTTACTAGGCTTAGCAGTGGGCGGTTATGTAGTAAGTGTTGTTAAAAAGAAAAAAGAAAATGCGAATTAA
- a CDS encoding SDR family oxidoreductase, with protein sequence MGSHFFTGFPGFVATEMIQQLFKQGITKEVYAVVLLEELAGAKAAVQLIERQFEGCQIVLFEGDITLPNLDIADRELAIIQSNVEVVWHLAVLQDLSVKREHAWRVNVHGTVNVNDFVCHLPNLRRYMYFSSTFIAGKRTGKVLEMELIRPDEFHNYLEETKFESELLVDDLKLDVPTTIIRPSMIYGHSVTGSTKRFDGIYYMLKGISFFNSRRVIPKIGSKEPLHVVSIDYVVQASIALSELSDAEGETVHIMDRKQYDVLSIYLEMVKLMTGKSTFGRLPLGIAKAMLEQPTVHERLRIPPQFIDYLDYAAEFDTKDCEALLASIELPASDLMHSLPEIIYFYEENKHLQSFYR encoded by the coding sequence ATGGGTAGTCACTTTTTCACCGGCTTTCCAGGATTTGTTGCAACAGAAATGATTCAACAATTATTTAAACAAGGCATAACAAAAGAAGTTTATGCAGTCGTATTACTAGAGGAGTTAGCTGGTGCGAAAGCGGCTGTTCAATTGATCGAACGACAATTTGAAGGGTGTCAAATTGTGTTGTTTGAAGGGGATATTACATTACCCAATCTAGATATTGCCGATCGAGAGTTAGCAATCATTCAATCTAACGTTGAAGTTGTTTGGCATTTAGCGGTATTGCAAGATTTATCGGTAAAACGTGAACACGCATGGAGAGTAAATGTTCACGGGACAGTAAATGTGAACGATTTTGTTTGCCATTTACCTAATTTAAGACGCTATATGTATTTTAGTTCTACGTTTATAGCAGGTAAGAGAACTGGGAAAGTTTTGGAAATGGAACTAATTCGACCAGATGAGTTTCATAATTATTTAGAGGAGACAAAATTTGAATCGGAGTTACTTGTAGATGATTTGAAGCTAGATGTACCCACGACAATCATTCGTCCAAGTATGATTTATGGCCACTCCGTTACAGGAAGCACAAAACGCTTCGATGGCATATATTATATGTTAAAAGGTATTTCCTTTTTCAATTCACGTCGAGTGATTCCGAAAATCGGCAGTAAGGAGCCGCTTCATGTTGTGTCAATCGATTATGTCGTGCAGGCGAGCATCGCGCTTAGTGAGCTGTCTGATGCGGAAGGGGAAACTGTTCATATAATGGATAGGAAGCAATATGATGTTTTGTCGATTTATTTGGAAATGGTCAAACTGATGACGGGTAAATCCACATTTGGTCGATTGCCGTTAGGAATTGCAAAGGCGATGTTGGAACAACCAACGGTACATGAACGATTACGTATACCTCCACAATTCATCGATTATTTAGATTATGCCGCTGAGTTTGATACGAAAGATTGTGAAGCGTTACTAGCTTCAATTGAACTACCAGCTTCAGATTTAATGCATTCATTGCCTGAAATTATCTATTTTTATGAAGAAAATAAGCATTTACAAAGTTTTTATAGGTAA